TATTCCAGTTTTCTGCAGGAAGCGCAGGTGCCGCTCATCCCTTCGGAGCGCTGCTCCGCCCCTGAAGTGCACGGAGCCTCTTTTACCCCCGGCATGCTCTGCGCTGGCTTCCTCGAGGGCGGCACCGATGCCTGCCAGGTGAGTCCATGCGCCGGCTTGGGCTTGGCGCCCTCCTCCACCCGGTCAAGTGCAGACCCCAGACCAAGGGTGCTGAGGCGCGTGTCCCCGACCCAGGGTGATTCTGGAGGCCCGCTAGTGTGTGAGGACGATGCCACAGAGAGCCAGCTCATCCTGCGAGGTATCATCAGCTGGGGTTCGGGTTGTGGCGACCGCTACAAGCCAGGTGTGTACACCGACGTGGCCAGCTACCTGACCTGGATCCAGGAGCACACCAACTCCTGAGACTCGTCCAGGAACTCGTCGTTCCCTCCTGAGCAATTCTGGAACGGAAGGGTGGCTGGCCCATGATTATGGATGGCAGGGACTGTGTTCCATTCCTCTTAGCCCCAGGCCTggagtaggcactcaataaagtACTTTTGAAAATGCTTGAGAGGCACAGCTCTGCAGGGGCCCGGATGGGAGATGCCAAGACAGTAAACCCGTGCAGTTCTCCACACTCCTCAGGGAACAGGATCTATTGAGATCTTAAACAAGATATTAGAGTTTCATGTCCAGTGGATTTTTACTAAGCGGTACTGTGTACCAAGCCCTGAGCAAGCTGACTCCATATTATTTACTCTTTGtttgaaactaatattaacaATGGAAGTTTCTGGAACAGAGGTTCTCAACCTCTAGTGTACACCggaatcatctggggagctttTCAAACCTATGCCTGAGATCTACCTCGGATCAATTAAATCAGTATCTCTATATCTCTCTGGATGATTCCATATGCAGTGGAAGCTCAGAACCAGGGCCAGAAAGGCTTAACATTAAAACATGGGTGTGGACTCAGAGCTGGCAATGTGGAAGataccccttccccccaccaactTGCACTAGGGCAGTGGGGCTCAAAGTGTGCCTGGACCACCAGTCGCAGCATCAATGGGGAACTTGTTAGAAACGcatttttctctggctgcctcccatactactgaatcagaaactcttgaGTTGGGACCTAGCAATCTGTTTAACAGATTTCCAGGAGAGTCTGATTTTCCTTAACGTTGAACCAAACTGGGGATTCTGGGGTTTGAATGGTTACCAGGCTGCGAGGTCTAGTTGTCCAGACTTGCTCTTTTTGTTCTTAAACCCATGTGTACGTTGTGCGTGGTGAGCCAATTAAGTTAGCTTTTCAAGGGTTATATGGAGGGACGCGATTTCCTCTTTTAGGCTAAATTTCCAACTTCACCATGCCTTCCCCTTGCTCCACGTATACATTCTCCAGTGCATGCAGCCTCTCTGTGACATCGCGATGCCTCAGTGTcacaacctccccacccccatgagcGTCACAGTGCCTGGGGTTCCAGGCACCGGGAACAGCCGGATAGCCCGGGAAAGTGCGGCCAGACGCGGGGGGGCGCACTCTGAGCCGGAATGGGAGACTGGAAGGGCTATATCAGTGCGGTGTTGCGTGACCAGCGCATTGACGACGTGGCCATCGTGGGTCACTCAGACAATCGCTGCGTGTGGGCATCGCGCCCCGGAGGCCTTCTGGCTGCCATATCGCCGCAGGAGGTGGGTGTGCTCACAGGGCATGACCGGCGCACCTTCCTGCAGTCGGGCCTCAGCGTGGCGGGCCGCCGCTGCTGCGTCATCCGCGACCACTTGCTGTCTGAGGGCGATGGAGTTCTGGACGCGCGCACCAAGGGGCTGGATGGGCGCGCGGTCTGCGTCGGCCACACCCCGCGCGTGCTTCTCGTGCTCATGGGCCGGCGCGGCGTGCACGGGGGCATCCTCAATAAGACGGTGCATGAACTGATCAAGGGTCTGCGCAAGCAGGGCACCTAGCCGGACAGCTAGGAGGCGGGGCGGCACGGCCAAAATAAATGCTGGGCGTGGCTAGCTCATCCTGTATTTGCGCACAGGGCAGTTGCAGATGAGGAGACCAGTTTCCCTGGAAGATTCTTGCAGGCAGGGTTACGTGATGGGCTGGGATTCTGAGTCCAGAGGCTTCCCAGCCTCCCGTACTCTAGACCCGGCCCTCCTACCCATGAGTGCCCCGTAGAAACCTCAGGCCTGATTTCCCAGAGTCCTTTCCCAAAATAACTATCCACACCTGTGTGCAAGACACACTATAAAGGGAGCCTCTCCCACATCCCTCCCCGGGTGCACCCCAGCCTGGCCCTATAGGGTGTCAGGGAGTCAGGAGTTAGGCTGGAGGGCGGTGCATTTCTCACCGCCTCCACTTGGCAGGAGGAAGCCTTTGCAAGTGTTGTGAGTGGGTGATGGAATAGGGCTGGTAGCTTGGAGAGCACCTCTAGGGCTCTCAGGTTCTTGGGTCTCCTT
This genomic interval from Neovison vison isolate M4711 chromosome 1, ASM_NN_V1, whole genome shotgun sequence contains the following:
- the PFN3 gene encoding profilin-3; this encodes MGDWKGYISAVLRDQRIDDVAIVGHSDNRCVWASRPGGLLAAISPQEVGVLTGHDRRTFLQSGLSVAGRRCCVIRDHLLSEGDGVLDARTKGLDGRAVCVGHTPRVLLVLMGRRGVHGGILNKTVHELIKGLRKQGT